Proteins encoded together in one Corallococcus soli window:
- a CDS encoding serine hydrolase domain-containing protein, with protein sequence MRRAFVALWLFVGAAPAPVEAKAAVPAPESRAKSAAPAPEPRAKVASEFPPEVARALDALVRADLKQGPTAGLSVGVMRGGQRWTRGYGLRDLGKKLPATVRTTYRMASITKSFTAVAVMQLAQAGKLDLDADIRTLVPEYPVKQWPVTVRQLLGHLGGVPTYDSPSAGNNTKPVSTREAIGLFAERPLVSEPGTRYLYTTWGFNLLGAAVETASGQSYREYLRDHVFGPANMTHADLDELGTRDAQHAVGYRVAGGALKPSRFLDVTSRFAGGGTRATVEDLLGFARAVLDDALVTKATMGRMQATMVTRDGRITDYGMGFATYPLRGHYIVAHAGGQPETTTLLVLLPAEDTAIALATNVEDEAKRLRRLSLRLMETVLDEGAPARGGHFTDPVDAVAYEGMGRLASYGLAYHDWATRGPGALPPEADLPGAFAKVEALLERAAIARDTRGAMERIRGAHEPRGESVFIRVGAHMAATVEKVLGVERLRAYRTQGAAAFFADYLAACESLKCPESERFSKGVRDDVARFVAGWKRAEVPALRRSRLEDVKDPEGLWPALKEAAERAPSVRPDYTDELLTLADRAKRKPAERMRWLERATELHPESMDAHLAQAVGLLEAGRESEAGPHVREAFETPEGSLVLSPTGFLRRLLDTRSPKVARGLLRTAVTLHPDAPELWDALAKRERALGDAGAAKVAQGQAKRARQVRAAQEARAPLPPGIVAPAGSAPDKAPSGTTSPSVPVDPEAPPEP encoded by the coding sequence ATGAGGCGTGCCTTCGTCGCGCTGTGGCTGTTCGTGGGCGCGGCGCCCGCGCCTGTCGAAGCGAAGGCGGCCGTGCCCGCGCCGGAGTCCCGCGCGAAGTCCGCGGCCCCCGCGCCGGAGCCCCGCGCGAAGGTCGCCTCGGAGTTCCCGCCGGAGGTGGCGCGGGCGCTGGACGCGCTGGTGCGCGCGGACCTGAAGCAAGGCCCCACGGCGGGACTGTCGGTGGGGGTGATGCGCGGCGGCCAGCGGTGGACGCGCGGCTATGGCCTCCGCGACCTGGGCAAGAAGCTGCCGGCTACGGTGCGCACCACGTACCGCATGGCGTCCATCACCAAGTCCTTCACGGCGGTCGCGGTGATGCAGCTTGCGCAGGCCGGCAAGCTGGACCTGGACGCGGACATCCGCACGCTGGTGCCCGAGTACCCGGTGAAGCAGTGGCCGGTGACGGTGCGGCAGTTGCTGGGGCACCTGGGCGGGGTCCCCACCTACGACAGCCCGAGCGCGGGCAACAACACGAAGCCGGTGTCCACGCGCGAAGCCATCGGCTTGTTCGCCGAGCGCCCGCTCGTGTCGGAGCCGGGCACGCGCTACCTGTACACGACGTGGGGCTTCAACCTGCTGGGCGCGGCGGTGGAGACGGCGTCCGGCCAGTCCTACCGCGAGTACCTGCGCGACCACGTCTTCGGGCCCGCGAACATGACCCACGCGGACCTGGACGAGTTGGGCACCCGTGACGCGCAGCACGCGGTGGGCTACCGCGTGGCGGGCGGCGCGCTCAAGCCGTCGCGCTTCCTGGACGTGACCAGCCGCTTCGCGGGCGGCGGCACGCGCGCGACGGTGGAGGACCTGCTGGGCTTCGCGCGCGCGGTGCTGGACGACGCGCTGGTGACGAAGGCGACGATGGGCCGCATGCAGGCGACGATGGTGACGCGCGACGGGCGCATCACCGACTACGGCATGGGCTTCGCGACGTACCCGCTCCGGGGCCACTACATCGTGGCGCACGCGGGCGGCCAGCCGGAGACGACGACGCTGCTGGTGCTGCTGCCGGCGGAGGACACGGCCATCGCGCTGGCCACCAACGTGGAGGACGAGGCGAAGCGGCTGCGCCGGCTGTCCCTGCGGTTGATGGAGACGGTGCTGGACGAGGGCGCGCCGGCGCGGGGCGGCCACTTCACGGACCCCGTGGACGCGGTGGCCTACGAGGGCATGGGCCGGCTGGCGAGCTACGGGCTCGCCTACCACGACTGGGCCACGCGAGGGCCCGGCGCGCTGCCGCCGGAGGCGGACCTGCCGGGCGCGTTCGCGAAGGTCGAGGCGCTGCTCGAACGGGCCGCCATCGCGCGAGACACGCGGGGCGCGATGGAGCGGATCCGCGGCGCGCACGAGCCCCGGGGCGAATCCGTCTTCATCCGCGTGGGCGCGCACATGGCGGCCACGGTGGAGAAGGTGCTGGGCGTGGAGCGGCTGCGCGCGTACCGGACGCAGGGCGCGGCGGCCTTCTTCGCGGACTACCTGGCCGCGTGCGAGTCGCTGAAGTGCCCGGAGTCGGAGCGCTTCAGCAAGGGCGTGCGGGACGACGTGGCGCGCTTCGTCGCGGGGTGGAAGCGCGCGGAGGTGCCGGCGCTGCGGCGCTCGCGGCTGGAGGACGTGAAGGACCCCGAAGGGCTGTGGCCCGCGCTGAAGGAAGCGGCGGAGCGCGCGCCCTCGGTGCGGCCGGACTACACGGATGAGCTGCTGACGCTGGCGGACCGCGCGAAGCGCAAGCCGGCGGAGCGGATGCGCTGGCTGGAGCGCGCGACGGAGCTGCACCCGGAGTCGATGGACGCGCACCTGGCGCAGGCGGTGGGGTTGCTCGAAGCGGGCCGTGAGTCGGAGGCCGGGCCGCATGTGCGCGAAGCGTTCGAGACGCCAGAAGGGTCGCTGGTGCTGTCGCCCACGGGCTTCCTGCGGAGGCTGCTGGACACGCGCTCACCGAAGGTGGCCCGGGGGCTGCTGCGCACGGCGGTGACGCTGCATCCGGACGCGCCCGAGCTGTGGGATGCGCTGGCGAAGCGCGAGCGGGCCCTGGGCGACGCGGGCGCGGCGAAGGTGGCGCAGGGGCAGGCGAAGCGCGCCCGCCAGGTCCGGGCGGCGCAGGAGGCCCGGGCTCCGCTTCCGCCGGGCATCGTGGCGCCCGCCGGGAGCGCGCCGGACAAGGCGCCCAGTGGGACCACGTCGCCTTCGGTGCCGGTGGATCCAGAGGCCCCACCGGAGCCGTAG
- a CDS encoding zinc ribbon domain-containing protein: protein MTPSCPSCQAPFVPGAQTCGACGAALLVAPTPGSSEPVCAVHPQWRSVGTCARCGAFACASCLRQGTEGVVCASCHDRAPMGTVPWDRRGELGTLKAFWQTCLGMLMRPTETLKGINPDAPVSSSMGFVLMTGVAGFVTTGLLYAVIFGGILAFVPAPEANTEANPMGSSGAKVFLVLGMLAWAAAMPFVNAGMTFVMAGMDHLLLRMGGVERGFSVTMRAHALSLAPYIVGIIPFVALYSAPFWAMGLRVVTYRTLHRTTWGTAAAGALLAPVLSCCICGGGYAAIMFAVFKGVSGSGD from the coding sequence ATGACGCCTTCCTGTCCTTCTTGTCAGGCCCCCTTCGTTCCCGGTGCACAGACGTGTGGCGCGTGTGGTGCCGCGCTGCTGGTGGCGCCGACCCCCGGAAGCTCCGAGCCTGTCTGCGCGGTGCACCCTCAGTGGCGGAGCGTGGGCACCTGCGCCCGGTGCGGTGCGTTCGCCTGCGCCAGTTGCCTGCGCCAGGGCACCGAGGGCGTGGTGTGCGCGAGCTGCCATGACCGCGCGCCCATGGGCACGGTGCCGTGGGACCGGCGTGGGGAGCTGGGGACGCTCAAGGCGTTCTGGCAGACGTGCCTGGGCATGCTGATGCGGCCCACGGAGACGCTCAAGGGCATCAACCCCGACGCGCCGGTGAGCAGCTCGATGGGCTTCGTGCTGATGACGGGGGTGGCGGGCTTCGTGACGACGGGCCTGCTCTACGCCGTCATCTTCGGCGGCATCCTGGCGTTCGTGCCCGCACCGGAGGCGAACACCGAGGCGAACCCCATGGGGTCCTCGGGCGCGAAGGTGTTCCTGGTGCTGGGGATGTTGGCGTGGGCGGCGGCGATGCCGTTCGTCAACGCGGGCATGACGTTCGTGATGGCGGGCATGGACCACCTCCTGCTGCGCATGGGCGGCGTGGAGCGTGGCTTCTCGGTGACGATGCGCGCGCACGCGCTCTCCCTGGCGCCCTACATCGTCGGCATCATCCCCTTCGTGGCGCTCTACTCCGCGCCCTTCTGGGCCATGGGCCTGCGCGTGGTGACGTACCGGACGCTGCACCGCACCACCTGGGGCACCGCCGCGGCGGGCGCGCTCCTGGCGCCGGTGCTCTCCTGCTGCATCTGTGGCGGCGGCTACGCGGCCATCATGTTCGCGGTGTTCAAGGGCGTGTCGGGCAGCGGGGACTGA
- a CDS encoding adenylate/guanylate cyclase domain-containing protein yields MTADFDPEKTRQFTLPPNLAKQPCLIVQTAPDAEDQGLQFILLAPQATIGRSTETSIRLSDHGVSRRHAVLKVLHSVEGPRVQVENLSDSEGHTSIQGHRVGLQTLGILRPGEELKLGQTILRYVHFETELHTARHIDNVVTLMRQGQHEKALSGLSALKKHRPIGGTGSTPLERLLLSAKYYEARILFIQGRWERARELFRELIDRTNTNKDLVVKAAFQLGTLYIHQHDLRQAELLVDRAWEASGSLDEYFQALVQCLNGMVYAQRRDLNAAVKAFQDATAKLQHSSRPSTNLPTRVLFESGVASFLSEQHGLALEQFKRLGELHPANETQRLIHSEALRHQGIIHSVRRDFDRAANLLREALKTAQKSGWKYLESKAHKSSAVNYISWGRHEEALVHLKLWQTLLAHEVENEYDKAEVSASLGKVYLARGNPQEALEWFKEEELHQQGLSSVAVSKGYTHRNFARAHRDLRQPRQAEKYYALAVETFERSGNLLQQALTLQELCRHHILSGDATAADEEISRAEACFAEVAKPSNASLDSLRAHLAWSRGNKKQAHTLFSSSLREFSLAPPSYVQAETHLYFGRLCAELYRDETAANNTDAASSHYQEAKRLFDEGIRCATIQNLGSLIESFRKEIEQLDPREFIKLILSRFVGSAPLEPLINNGTQELNRFSLEERTVVFVDLSGYTALVEREELAEVRALLNEFYGFATRIIHDHHGSVDKFIGDCVMAVFKGETTAQSLKNQAVAAVGAALAIVEEVEHLSERRFSAPHRGLKASAGIATGRLLIGLVGSPQHMNYTCIGDVVNVAARLQSHAKPGEVLIEHETYSACMQGGIIPWSHNKEYSETHVKNREKPVRYWSLDRWTRNLLTPSRLP; encoded by the coding sequence ATGACTGCCGACTTCGATCCTGAAAAGACTCGCCAGTTCACCCTTCCCCCGAACCTCGCGAAGCAGCCCTGCCTCATCGTCCAAACGGCGCCTGACGCCGAGGATCAAGGCCTACAGTTCATCCTCCTTGCCCCACAGGCCACAATCGGCCGCAGCACGGAAACCTCCATCCGTCTCTCAGACCATGGCGTGTCCCGCCGCCATGCCGTCTTGAAAGTCCTGCACAGCGTGGAGGGCCCTCGAGTTCAGGTCGAGAACTTGAGCGACAGCGAAGGCCACACGTCGATCCAGGGGCATAGAGTCGGGCTCCAAACCTTGGGGATCCTCCGCCCTGGAGAGGAACTCAAACTCGGGCAGACAATCCTCCGCTACGTCCACTTTGAAACCGAACTCCATACGGCCCGTCACATCGATAATGTCGTCACATTGATGCGTCAGGGGCAACATGAGAAGGCCCTCTCCGGTCTGTCCGCCCTCAAGAAGCACCGACCTATCGGAGGGACCGGTAGCACTCCGCTAGAGCGCCTGCTGCTTTCCGCGAAGTATTACGAAGCCCGAATCCTCTTCATCCAGGGTCGCTGGGAGCGCGCTCGAGAGCTGTTTCGCGAGCTGATTGACCGGACCAATACAAACAAGGATTTGGTGGTCAAGGCCGCATTCCAGCTCGGAACACTCTACATCCATCAGCACGACCTTCGCCAAGCCGAGTTGCTGGTCGACAGGGCTTGGGAGGCTTCGGGATCACTGGATGAATACTTCCAGGCGCTCGTTCAATGCCTCAACGGGATGGTCTATGCCCAACGTCGCGATCTCAACGCCGCCGTGAAAGCCTTTCAAGACGCCACGGCAAAGCTCCAACACAGCAGCAGGCCTTCAACAAATCTCCCCACGCGAGTGCTATTCGAGTCGGGGGTTGCGAGCTTCCTCTCTGAACAGCACGGACTGGCACTCGAGCAATTCAAGCGCCTAGGAGAACTCCACCCGGCCAATGAAACGCAGAGGTTGATCCACTCCGAAGCCCTTCGCCACCAGGGCATCATCCACTCGGTTCGACGCGACTTTGACCGGGCGGCCAACCTCCTGCGCGAAGCGCTCAAGACCGCACAGAAGTCGGGCTGGAAGTATCTCGAAAGCAAGGCGCACAAGAGCAGCGCCGTCAACTACATCAGCTGGGGCCGGCATGAGGAGGCACTCGTTCACCTCAAGCTCTGGCAGACGCTTCTCGCGCATGAAGTCGAGAACGAGTACGACAAGGCGGAGGTCAGCGCAAGTCTGGGAAAGGTCTACCTCGCACGAGGGAACCCCCAGGAAGCATTGGAATGGTTCAAGGAGGAGGAGCTTCACCAGCAAGGCCTCTCGAGCGTAGCCGTATCCAAGGGATATACGCACCGGAACTTCGCACGGGCCCACCGCGACCTTCGACAGCCCCGGCAAGCCGAAAAGTACTACGCGCTCGCAGTAGAGACCTTCGAGCGTTCCGGGAATCTGCTCCAACAGGCCCTGACCCTCCAGGAACTCTGCAGACATCACATCCTGTCGGGGGATGCCACTGCGGCCGACGAAGAGATTTCCCGGGCTGAGGCTTGCTTCGCTGAGGTGGCGAAACCGTCCAACGCATCACTGGATTCCTTGCGTGCCCACTTGGCTTGGTCTCGAGGGAATAAGAAACAGGCTCACACGCTTTTCTCTTCCAGCCTCCGTGAGTTCTCGCTTGCGCCCCCCAGCTACGTCCAGGCGGAAACCCACCTGTACTTCGGCAGGCTCTGTGCAGAACTCTACCGGGACGAAACCGCCGCAAACAACACGGATGCTGCCAGTTCCCACTATCAGGAGGCAAAGCGCCTCTTTGACGAGGGGATCCGTTGCGCCACGATCCAGAATCTCGGTTCTCTCATCGAGTCCTTCCGAAAGGAGATCGAGCAGCTCGATCCCCGGGAGTTCATCAAGCTCATTCTAAGCCGCTTCGTCGGCTCCGCCCCCTTGGAGCCCCTCATCAACAACGGGACGCAGGAACTCAACCGCTTCAGCCTTGAGGAGCGCACGGTTGTGTTCGTGGACCTGAGTGGGTACACAGCCCTGGTCGAAAGAGAGGAGCTGGCGGAGGTTCGCGCGTTGCTCAACGAATTCTACGGCTTCGCCACTCGCATCATCCACGACCACCACGGATCCGTGGACAAGTTCATTGGCGACTGCGTGATGGCGGTCTTCAAGGGCGAAACCACCGCACAGTCACTGAAGAACCAAGCCGTCGCGGCCGTGGGAGCCGCACTGGCTATCGTTGAGGAAGTGGAGCACCTGTCGGAGCGACGATTCTCTGCTCCACATCGCGGATTGAAGGCCTCCGCAGGCATCGCCACCGGAAGACTGCTGATTGGATTGGTGGGTTCCCCGCAGCACATGAACTACACTTGCATTGGCGACGTCGTCAATGTCGCGGCACGTCTCCAAAGCCATGCCAAACCAGGGGAAGTTTTGATCGAGCATGAGACCTATTCCGCGTGCATGCAGGGAGGCATCATTCCCTGGTCCCACAACAAGGAATACAGCGAGACGCATGTAAAGAACCGGGAGAAGCCTGTTCGATACTGGAGTCTCGACCGGTGGACGAGAAACCTCCTGACGCCCTCCCGTCTTCCGTGA
- a CDS encoding metallophosphoesterase, producing MRTLFIGDVHGCSSELDALLKACDWSPADRVVLVGDLVAKGPDSAGVVRRAREHGFRAVKGNHDAHVLRWHAGRAAKGKKLKPEHRQVLDTLTEEDWAYLATLPAYAHFPELNVVAVHAGLVPGVPIGEQKEEFLLNMRSIAADGTPSKRLEAGEPWGSLWKGPELVVFGHDAMRGLQKHPFALGLDSGCVYGGKLTAYVLPEGKFYSVPAARAYMAL from the coding sequence ATGCGAACGCTCTTCATCGGGGATGTGCACGGCTGTTCCAGCGAGCTGGATGCGCTCCTGAAGGCGTGTGACTGGAGTCCGGCGGACCGGGTGGTGCTGGTGGGGGACCTGGTGGCGAAGGGGCCGGACTCGGCGGGGGTGGTGCGGCGGGCGCGGGAGCACGGCTTCCGGGCGGTGAAGGGCAACCACGACGCGCACGTGCTGCGCTGGCACGCGGGCCGCGCGGCGAAGGGCAAGAAGCTCAAGCCGGAGCACCGGCAGGTGCTGGACACGCTGACGGAGGAGGACTGGGCGTACCTGGCGACGCTGCCCGCCTACGCGCACTTCCCGGAGCTGAACGTGGTCGCGGTGCACGCGGGCCTGGTGCCCGGGGTGCCCATCGGGGAGCAGAAGGAGGAGTTCCTGCTGAACATGCGCAGCATCGCGGCGGACGGGACGCCGTCGAAGCGGCTGGAGGCGGGCGAGCCCTGGGGCAGCCTGTGGAAGGGCCCGGAGCTGGTCGTCTTCGGCCACGACGCGATGCGCGGCCTGCAGAAGCACCCCTTCGCGCTGGGGCTGGACTCCGGCTGCGTGTACGGCGGGAAGCTCACCGCGTACGTGCTGCCGGAAGGGAAGTTCTACTCCGTGCCGGCGGCGCGCGCGTACATGGCGCTGTAG
- a CDS encoding transcriptional regulator, with translation MTARGRAEPPGALPVLQERLAAALEAARQSWPGVTLEGPRFAAHLARLVPAEGNEEAWGKLHMADVYLARAAADGLPTALATFESRLMPEVDAAVARLKLPAAGLDEVRQLLRQRMLVGSADAPARLAAYPGTGPLAGWVRAAALWLALDWQRQRSGQGQSEDGDLSMLVAPGDDPELAYLKQTYRAEFSASFQAALAALSARQRNFLRLKYLDGLGIDQLGALYGVHRSTAARWVVGAQEELLDGTRQRLTERLRLTRSQLDSVLRLISSQLDVSLSRLLRTHSE, from the coding sequence ATGACCGCCCGAGGAAGAGCGGAGCCCCCTGGTGCCCTGCCCGTCCTCCAGGAGCGGCTGGCGGCGGCGCTGGAGGCGGCCCGTCAGTCCTGGCCCGGGGTGACGCTGGAGGGCCCGCGCTTCGCGGCACATCTGGCCCGGCTCGTCCCGGCGGAGGGCAACGAGGAGGCCTGGGGCAAGCTGCACATGGCGGACGTGTACCTGGCGCGGGCGGCGGCGGACGGGCTGCCCACGGCGCTGGCGACCTTCGAGTCGCGCCTGATGCCGGAGGTGGACGCGGCGGTGGCGCGGCTGAAGCTGCCCGCGGCGGGCCTGGACGAGGTGCGCCAGCTCTTGCGGCAGCGGATGCTGGTGGGGAGCGCGGACGCGCCGGCGCGGCTGGCCGCCTACCCGGGCACGGGGCCGCTGGCGGGCTGGGTGCGCGCGGCGGCGCTGTGGCTGGCGCTGGATTGGCAGCGCCAGCGCTCCGGGCAGGGGCAGTCGGAGGACGGCGACCTGTCCATGCTGGTGGCGCCCGGGGATGACCCGGAGCTGGCGTACCTGAAGCAGACGTACCGGGCGGAGTTCAGCGCGTCGTTCCAGGCGGCGCTGGCGGCCCTGTCGGCGCGGCAGCGCAACTTCCTGCGGCTGAAATACCTGGACGGGCTGGGCATCGACCAGTTGGGGGCCCTCTACGGGGTGCACCGCTCCACGGCGGCGCGCTGGGTGGTGGGGGCGCAGGAGGAGCTGCTGGACGGGACGCGGCAGCGACTGACGGAGCGGCTGCGGCTGACGCGCTCGCAGCTGGACAGCGTGCTGCGGCTCATCTCCAGTCAATTGGACGTGAGCCTGAGCCGGCTCTTGCGCACCCACTCCGAGTGA
- the alr gene encoding alanine racemase, with protein sequence MHVERVGGGPGDAVHSSWLELSASHLQHNVAAFRALESSGPTPRALGAVLKGNAYGHGLGQVLPLVHAGVDVLYFIAPQDALTVRAHEAAHGLPARQVVVLGAVAPEEAVVLAGLGIDVVVADRSWADAVPGLRAAKLPRPLRVHVHLDTGLGREGFTADQLPKETRFLADAPDVFEPVGVLSHFANTEDVTEQGYALAQLDAFETGLAHLTAQLKPARPLQRHIAASAAALVLPRARYEAARVGISLYGLWPSPETRLSARLVLGELPVLKPVLSWRCRSQVVKWLPAGSYVGYGCTYRCPEPTRLAVLPVGYYDGYPRLASGKAHVLVNGRRCAVLGRVMMNHLMVDVTRAVSDERPVTATLLGRDGEESVSAESLAGWAQTIHYELLTRLGAHLRRVVVE encoded by the coding sequence GTGCACGTGGAGCGAGTCGGTGGTGGGCCCGGGGACGCGGTGCACTCCTCGTGGTTGGAGCTGAGCGCATCCCACCTCCAGCACAACGTAGCGGCCTTCCGCGCGCTGGAGTCGTCGGGCCCCACGCCCCGGGCGCTGGGCGCGGTGCTCAAGGGCAACGCGTACGGCCACGGGCTCGGGCAGGTGCTGCCGCTGGTGCACGCGGGCGTGGACGTCCTCTATTTCATCGCGCCCCAGGATGCGCTCACGGTGCGCGCGCACGAAGCCGCGCACGGCCTGCCCGCGCGCCAGGTGGTGGTGCTGGGCGCGGTGGCCCCCGAGGAGGCCGTCGTCCTGGCGGGCCTCGGCATCGACGTGGTGGTGGCCGACCGCTCCTGGGCGGACGCGGTGCCGGGCCTGCGCGCGGCGAAGCTCCCCCGCCCCCTGCGCGTGCACGTGCACCTGGACACGGGGCTGGGCCGCGAGGGCTTCACGGCGGATCAGCTCCCGAAGGAGACACGGTTCCTCGCGGACGCGCCCGACGTGTTCGAGCCCGTGGGCGTGCTCAGCCACTTCGCCAACACGGAGGACGTGACGGAGCAGGGGTACGCGCTCGCGCAGCTGGACGCGTTCGAGACGGGGCTCGCGCACCTGACCGCGCAGCTGAAGCCCGCGCGGCCGCTGCAGCGCCACATCGCCGCGAGCGCCGCCGCGCTGGTGCTGCCCCGGGCGCGCTACGAGGCCGCGCGGGTGGGCATCTCCCTGTATGGCCTGTGGCCGTCACCGGAGACGCGGCTGTCGGCGCGGCTGGTGCTGGGGGAGCTGCCGGTGCTCAAGCCGGTGCTGTCGTGGCGGTGCAGGAGCCAGGTGGTGAAGTGGCTGCCCGCGGGCAGCTACGTGGGCTACGGCTGCACGTACCGCTGCCCGGAGCCCACGCGCCTCGCGGTGCTGCCGGTGGGCTACTACGACGGCTACCCGCGCCTGGCGTCCGGCAAGGCGCACGTCCTGGTGAACGGGCGCCGGTGCGCGGTGCTGGGCCGCGTGATGATGAACCACCTGATGGTGGACGTGACGCGCGCCGTGTCCGACGAGCGCCCGGTGACGGCGACGCTGCTGGGCCGCGACGGCGAGGAGTCCGTGTCCGCCGAGTCCCTGGCCGGCTGGGCGCAGACCATCCACTACGAGCTGCTCACGCGCCTGGGCGCGCACCTGCGCCGCGTGGTGGTGGAGTAG
- a CDS encoding lysophospholipid acyltransferase family protein, with protein sequence MSSPLSAHPPPAQTNTPPEGRKPPEHLRRIIGEPPGPIVALLTRGVWALLTALSPGARDALARFVGNLAYTLGIRRKVALDNLAHAMPEKSEEERRAIARGAYITMARVVVESLPSGDRMAPDWDQQGIEGEEAWAALKAHVATGKGALLATAHFGNWELVGQMLIRLGVPLNALVRPLKGALNTRIAENRLGAGAGLIYPKGAIQEITAAVHRGESAFMLLDQALPAKAAVFVPFFGRLASTTPAMAVAAERTGMPVFVVVGVRPPGPGARFRLEVEGPIPAPAPGEFADPITEHTARVTAGLERAIRRHPEQWLWLHRRWKVQPPAALVSAASPGLTQGTVAEPARRD encoded by the coding sequence GTGTCCTCCCCGCTCTCCGCCCATCCGCCCCCAGCGCAAACGAACACCCCTCCCGAGGGAAGGAAGCCACCGGAGCACCTGCGCCGCATCATCGGCGAGCCGCCCGGCCCCATCGTGGCGCTGCTGACGCGCGGCGTCTGGGCGTTGCTCACCGCGTTGTCGCCGGGAGCGCGGGACGCGCTGGCGCGCTTCGTGGGGAACCTGGCCTACACGCTGGGCATCCGCCGCAAGGTGGCGCTGGACAACCTGGCGCACGCGATGCCGGAGAAGAGCGAAGAGGAGCGCCGCGCCATCGCGAGGGGTGCGTACATCACCATGGCGCGCGTGGTGGTGGAGTCGCTGCCGTCCGGCGACCGGATGGCGCCGGACTGGGACCAGCAGGGCATTGAAGGCGAGGAGGCGTGGGCGGCGCTCAAGGCGCACGTGGCCACGGGCAAGGGAGCGCTGCTGGCGACGGCGCACTTCGGCAACTGGGAGCTCGTCGGACAGATGCTCATCCGCCTGGGCGTGCCGCTCAACGCGCTGGTGCGCCCGCTCAAGGGCGCGCTCAACACGCGCATCGCGGAGAACCGGCTGGGCGCGGGCGCGGGGCTCATCTACCCGAAGGGCGCCATCCAGGAGATCACCGCCGCGGTGCACCGGGGCGAGTCCGCGTTCATGCTGCTGGACCAGGCGCTGCCGGCGAAGGCGGCGGTGTTCGTGCCGTTCTTCGGAAGGCTCGCGTCCACGACGCCCGCGATGGCGGTGGCCGCGGAGCGCACGGGCATGCCGGTGTTCGTGGTGGTGGGCGTGCGTCCGCCGGGACCGGGCGCGCGCTTCCGCCTGGAGGTGGAGGGCCCCATCCCGGCCCCCGCGCCGGGCGAGTTCGCGGACCCCATCACCGAGCACACGGCCCGGGTGACGGCGGGGCTGGAGCGCGCCATCCGCCGGCATCCGGAGCAGTGGCTGTGGCTGCACCGCCGCTGGAAGGTGCAGCCGCCCGCCGCGCTGGTGAGCGCGGCCTCGCCGGGGCTGACGCAGGGCACGGTCGCCGAGCCGGCACGCAGGGACTGA